A genomic window from Pyxicephalus adspersus chromosome 2, UCB_Pads_2.0, whole genome shotgun sequence includes:
- the LOC140322235 gene encoding caspase-7-like — protein MTKARALIIAISSFYDRPGENGIALDQRNGVKRDTKRLFRVLSKLGFDVCLRTDITAREIRELYQNERRMPQGDCFISILSSHGEEGVIYDLRGDPVYLRDLYDLLSPESCPALAGVPKLFFIQACRGTDLDEGAMVETDAASPQISAFSHIDSLPRDTAVVFASSEGYAAFQNPIGSVFLQTLCDILSGNEKDLELTQLLTRLNFLVAYKFESRGTYGGYKEMPCYITNLTRELYPFRKRT, from the exons ATGACGAAAGCTCGCGCTCTGATCATCGCCATATCATCGTTTTATGATCGGCCCGGTGAGAACGGTATAGCGTTAGATCAACGTAATGGAGTAAAGCGTGACACGAAACGTCTCTTCCGGGTTCTCTCCAAGCTGGGCTTTGATGTTTGTTTGCGCACTGATATCACTGCCAGAGAGATCAGAGAGCTCTACCAAAACG aacGAAGGATGCCCCAAGGGGATTGTTTCATCAGCATCCTTTCCAGCCATGGTGAGGAGGGGGTCATTTATGATTTACGTGGTGATCCGGTGTACCTTCGAGATTTGTATGACCTGCTATCTCCGGAGAGCTGCCCAGCACTGGCTGGGGTACCCAAGCTGTTCTTCATACAG GCGTGCCGAGGCACAGATTTGGATGAAGGAGCCATGGTGGAGACTGATGCGGCATCACCCCAAATAAGCGCCTTCTCCCACATTGACTCCCTCCCGAGGGACACTGCGGTTGTGTTTGCCAGCAGTGAAG GTTACGCGGCATTCCAAAACCCCATTGGCTCCGTCTTCCTGCAGACGCTGTGTGACATCCTGAGCGGAAATGAGAAGGACCTGGAACTCACTCAACTTCTCACTCGCCTTAATTTTTTGGTGGCCTACAAGTTTGAAAGCCGAGGAACCTATGGAGGCTACAAAGAGATGCCATGCTACATTACTAACCTCACCCGGGAGCTGTACCCATTCCGGAAGAGGACATAG